One Bacteroidota bacterium genomic window carries:
- a CDS encoding type I restriction endonuclease subunit R, producing MKFNEDSRVKIPTILHLIRLGYEYLSLSGQTWDESTNIFTDIFKASVKHLNPQLSESDIHREYDELSLTLENEDLGKAFYEKISNKSKTRLIDFEDFSNNKFHVVTELTYKKDEEEFRPDIILLINGMPLAFVEVKKPNNRDGIIAEHKRIQTRFGNKKFRKFVNLTQIMVFSNNMEYDDSTPEPIEGAFYATASYDKPPFNYFREEEKFDLDTLLKPIDDETETVVLKDNNLLSIKNSKEFLINKNPNTPTNRICTSLFQKERLAFLLQYAIAYVKESKGLEKHIMRYPQIFATKAIENKLNNNVKKGIIWHTQGSGKTALAYYNVKHLTDYYQKQGIVPKFYFIVDRIDLLIQAAKEFKARGLVVHEIDSRDAFAKDIKATTVIHNHSGKAEITVVNIQKFEDDPNVIPNTDYQLNIQRVFFLDEVHRSYNPKGSFLANLEQADKGSVKIGLTGTPLLGSEYNSKTLFGDYIHKYYYNASIKDGYTLRLIREEIETTYKLTLQEALKEIEILKGNADRTTVYAHYKFVEPMLDYIIKDFEKARIIMNDNSIGGMVVCDSAPQAKMMYKIFQDKYANKTDDILLQAAEPEESYGEKQKRKSKVTSAVLILHDEGTKQERKDLIDDFKDGKIDFLFVFNMLLTGFDAKRLKKLYIGRVIRAHNLLQTLTRVNRRYKNFLYGYVVDFADIQKEFDKTNRDYFNELQAELGDEMEHYSNLFKSAEEIEAEIQEIKEVLFHFDTENAEVFSQQISEINDRAVMLKITKVLNNAKALYNIIRLSGNFELLDKLDFKMLNILSRDANNRLALINTKERLENSVDTTNLLNVALEDVIFAFTKVKEEEMVIADKLKDTLQKTREALGGNFDQKDPEFISLKEELERLFKKKNLNEVTKEEMEANIAALEIIYNKARELERKNQLLRAKYKNDEKYARLHKRLMEKDPLTDSEAKLFEALQSLKQEVDNQIQLNAKMLENESFVEKMILRLVIEQLKNKYHLPLDANRSKLINAMVVKEYMNEFYGRTA from the coding sequence ATGAAATTTAACGAAGACTCAAGGGTTAAAATCCCTACCATATTACACCTGATTCGATTGGGATATGAATACCTTTCATTGTCCGGTCAGACTTGGGATGAGTCGACCAATATTTTCACGGATATTTTCAAAGCCAGCGTAAAACACCTAAATCCACAACTTTCAGAATCCGACATACACAGAGAATACGATGAATTATCACTGACACTGGAAAATGAGGATTTAGGAAAAGCTTTCTACGAAAAAATATCTAATAAATCGAAAACCAGACTGATTGATTTCGAGGATTTCAGCAACAATAAATTTCACGTTGTAACGGAGCTTACTTACAAAAAGGATGAGGAAGAATTCCGACCCGACATTATTCTATTGATTAATGGGATGCCTTTAGCATTCGTTGAAGTAAAAAAGCCAAATAACAGAGACGGTATAATTGCAGAACACAAACGGATTCAAACCCGATTCGGAAATAAGAAGTTTCGCAAGTTTGTGAACCTCACTCAAATCATGGTATTCTCTAATAATATGGAATACGATGACAGCACTCCTGAACCAATTGAAGGTGCTTTTTATGCAACTGCTTCTTATGACAAACCTCCTTTTAACTATTTTAGGGAAGAAGAAAAGTTCGATTTAGATACTTTGCTAAAGCCGATTGACGATGAAACTGAAACAGTGGTTCTAAAAGACAACAACCTGTTGAGTATTAAAAACTCAAAGGAGTTCCTCATCAATAAAAACCCCAATACACCTACAAATCGAATTTGCACTTCTTTATTCCAGAAAGAAAGACTGGCTTTTCTTTTACAGTATGCAATTGCCTATGTAAAGGAATCAAAGGGCCTGGAAAAACACATCATGCGTTATCCTCAGATTTTTGCGACCAAGGCAATTGAAAACAAGCTGAACAACAACGTAAAAAAGGGTATTATTTGGCATACACAAGGCAGTGGAAAAACGGCTTTAGCCTATTACAACGTTAAACACTTAACCGATTATTACCAAAAGCAGGGCATTGTTCCTAAATTTTATTTCATTGTCGACCGCATCGACCTTTTAATACAAGCTGCCAAAGAGTTTAAAGCACGCGGATTGGTGGTACACGAAATCGATTCGCGCGATGCTTTTGCAAAGGACATCAAAGCAACAACAGTAATTCACAATCATTCAGGAAAAGCCGAAATTACCGTTGTAAACATCCAAAAATTTGAGGACGACCCAAATGTTATTCCTAATACCGATTATCAGTTAAACATACAACGGGTATTCTTTTTAGATGAAGTTCATCGTAGCTATAATCCAAAGGGAAGCTTTTTGGCAAATCTGGAACAGGCTGATAAGGGCTCTGTAAAAATCGGATTGACTGGCACTCCGCTTCTAGGTTCAGAATATAATTCAAAAACTCTTTTCGGCGATTATATTCACAAGTATTATTACAATGCTTCAATTAAAGACGGATATACTTTACGCCTCATTCGCGAAGAGATTGAAACAACGTACAAACTCACTTTACAGGAAGCCTTAAAAGAAATTGAAATTCTTAAAGGCAATGCTGATAGAACTACAGTATATGCCCATTACAAGTTTGTGGAGCCAATGCTCGATTACATCATTAAGGATTTTGAAAAAGCCCGTATTATCATGAACGACAATTCCATTGGCGGTATGGTGGTATGTGATTCTGCTCCTCAGGCAAAAATGATGTACAAGATTTTTCAGGATAAATATGCCAACAAAACCGACGATATTTTATTACAGGCTGCCGAACCCGAAGAAAGCTATGGCGAAAAGCAAAAACGAAAAAGTAAAGTAACAAGCGCTGTTCTTATTTTACATGACGAAGGAACCAAACAGGAACGCAAAGACCTGATAGACGATTTCAAAGACGGAAAAATCGATTTTCTTTTTGTGTTTAACATGCTCCTTACCGGTTTCGATGCTAAACGTTTGAAGAAATTATACATTGGCCGTGTAATTAGAGCGCACAACTTATTGCAAACCCTAACCCGTGTTAACCGCAGGTATAAGAATTTCCTTTACGGTTATGTAGTGGATTTTGCCGACATTCAAAAAGAGTTCGATAAAACCAATCGTGATTACTTTAATGAACTTCAAGCCGAGTTGGGCGATGAAATGGAACATTATTCCAACCTCTTTAAATCGGCTGAAGAAATTGAAGCTGAAATTCAGGAAATAAAAGAAGTATTATTCCATTTCGACACCGAGAATGCAGAGGTTTTCTCTCAGCAAATAAGCGAGATTAACGACCGTGCTGTAATGCTGAAAATTACCAAAGTGCTGAACAATGCAAAGGCACTTTACAATATCATTCGACTTTCGGGCAATTTTGAATTACTCGACAAGCTCGATTTTAAAATGCTCAACATTCTTTCGCGCGATGCAAACAACCGTTTAGCCCTTATCAACACAAAAGAGCGATTGGAGAATAGTGTAGATACTACCAATTTGCTGAACGTAGCCTTGGAAGATGTAATTTTTGCATTTACCAAGGTGAAAGAGGAAGAAATGGTTATTGCTGATAAGTTAAAAGATACCTTACAGAAAACCCGTGAAGCATTGGGCGGTAATTTCGACCAGAAAGACCCTGAATTTATTTCGTTAAAAGAAGAACTGGAACGCTTATTTAAAAAGAAAAACCTGAACGAAGTTACCAAAGAGGAAATGGAAGCCAACATTGCCGCTTTGGAAATTATATACAACAAAGCCCGCGAATTGGAACGCAAAAATCAGTTACTTCGCGCCAAGTATAAAAACGATGAAAAATATGCCCGTTTGCATAAGCGATTAATGGAGAAAGACCCTTTAACCGATAGCGAAGCAAAACTGTTTGAAGCCTTACAAAGTTTGAAACAGGAAGTAGATAACCAGATACAGCTAAATGCAAAAATGTTGGAAAACGAA